In a single window of the Mauremys reevesii isolate NIE-2019 linkage group 3, ASM1616193v1, whole genome shotgun sequence genome:
- the EPHX1 gene encoding epoxide hydrolase 1: MLLEIFLTLALGIIVYLFLTRKKEETLPIEEGWWGKGQEPDSEEDTTVRPFKVETTEEELNDLFRRLDQARFTEPLENSCFQYGFNSIYLRKVISYWRNQFNWKKQVEVLNKFPQFKTKIEGLDVHFVHVKPPSLPENRSAKPLLMVHGWPGSVYEFYKIIPLLTDPASHGLGDEHIFEVICPSIPGYGFSEASHKKGFNSVSAACIFYKLMLRLGFHEFYAQGGDWGWLICTNLAQIAPTHVKGLHLNMVSVTNMRFTQLLSILLGRYFPGLFGFQDEDVRRMFPFLKKGLYRILMESGYAHIQATKPDTVGCGLNDSPVGLAAYILEKFSTWTDPEFQKLEDGGLERKYSLDDLLTNVMLYWVPGCMVSAMRFYKENIGKGIGTQKHEKLPVRVPTGVASFPNEILHTPRSWAQQKYINIISFNFMPRGGHFPAFEEPELLAVDIQQFVGRVEKEELWREKGK, encoded by the exons GATCATCGTCTATCTGTTCCTTACCAGAAAGAAGGAGGAGACGCTACCCATTGAAGAGGGATGGTGGGGCAAAGGGCAGGAACCTGACTCTGAAGAAGATACAACTGTTCGTCCATTTAAGGTGGAAACCACAGAAGAAGAGCTGAAT GATTTATTTAGAAGACTGGATCAGGCTCGATTCACTGAGCCCCTGGAGAACAGTTGCTTCCAGTATGGATTTAACTCCATTTATCTCCGGAAGGTCATCTCCTACTGGAGAAATCAATTCAACTGGAAGAAGCAAGTGGAAGTTCTCAACAAATTCCCACAATTCAAAACTAAGATTGAGG GCCTTGATGTCCATTTTGTTCATGTAAAGCCTCCCAGCTTGCCTGAGAACCGCTCTGCAAAGCCATTATTAATGGTTCATGGTTGGCCTGGCTCAGTTTATGAGTTTTACAAAATTATCCCTCTCTTGACGGACCCTGCTAGCCATGGCCTAGGTGATGAACATATTTTTGAGGTCATTTGCCCATCAATCCCTGGCTATGGCTTCTCGGAAGCATCACACAAAAAAG GCTTTAATTCTGTGAGTGCTGCCTGCATATTTTATAAATTGATGCTCAGGCTGGGATTCCATGAATTCTATGCTCAGGGCGGTGACTGGGGCTGGCTGATCTGTACCAACCTGGCTCAGATAGCTCCCAC CCACGTGAAAGGCCTTCACTTAAATATGgtttcagttacgaacatgagaTTTACCCAGCTGCTGTCCATTCTGTTGGGACGTTATTTCCCAGGACTCTTTGGTTTCCAGGATGAAGATGTCAGGCGGATGTTTCCTTTCTTGAAAAAGGGACTCTATAGGATCTTGATGGAGTCTGGCTACGCTCACATACAGGCTACAAAGCCTGACACTGTTG GCTGTGGCCTGAATGACTCTCCGGTAGGGCTGGCTGCATACATCTTGGAGAAGTTTTCTACATGGACTGATCCTGAATTCCAGAAATTAGAGGATGGAGGTCTAGAAAG GAAGTACTCTCTGGATGACCTCCTCACTAACGTCATGCTCTATTGGGTGCCAGGCTGCATGGTTTCTGCAATGCGTTTCTACAAGGAGAATATCGGGAAGGGGATTGGTACGCAGAAACATGAGAA GCTCCCTGTGCGAGTGCCTACAGGTGTTGCTTCCTTCCCCAATGAAATCCTGCACACTCCTCGGTCCTGGGCGCAGCAGAAGTACATCAATATCATCTCCTTCAATTTCATGCCACGAGGTGGCCACTTCCCAGCCTTTGAAGAACCGGAACTTCTTGCCGTAGATATTCAGCAATTTGTGGGGAGAGTGGAAAAGGAGGAActctggagggagaagggaaaatAA